CTAATGTGTCTTAAttcacacatttattttaattcctgcCTCACTCGTGAACCTAAATCGTAGGAACGGTTTCAGCCTAGCAACTGTCCTTAAAGGGCAGGAGGTAAGTCTCCTCCTCTGAGAGCTCACAACTTAAATACAGTTGCTGCCTCAGAGGCACATCATTCTTACTGCTGGCTCTGCCAGTCCTTTGCAAAAGGGTCTGACCCTCTTCCTCTCAGCTTGCCagccagagcagggagcagaatttGCTCTGTGGAGCAGCTTAGGGCAAAATTCCAGTTCTCCATTACATCAACAGTAGTGCACCTGCTCTCTCACACTGCAGGGACATGGACTCAAGGAAATCTCTGGTTTCAGGGTACGAGTAGCTTAAGTGGGCACTACTCCCCCCTGCCCGCCTGCCCCACCCCAGTCAGATAAAACTGGATCTCTGCCAGCTTCAGATCCCTTGTTAACCCATTATCTCTGGCACAAGCATTTCTCCAGGTCTCATTACGTTGTGCCAAAGCCCTGGCCACGGAATAGCCTGAACAGCCAGCTTGCAGCAGCATGGTTCGGGATGTGGAGGTGTCAGCGGTGGGATCTGGATCCTGCCTAGCCCTGCTGAACTGCCTGCAGCACTTTACCACTCGCAGGAACAAAAGGTTTGGGCCATCCGCTCAGCTTCTGGGAACATCAAGCTCCTTGGCGTAGGGCACCGGAGGGGCTGTTTTGGCCCTAAGCTCACAGAGGAGCAATGGGTGTGATAGTGACCTCACGGGACTTTGCACGACCTGATTAAGCACCAGCCAGTATTAGCTACTGCCCCGTCCCCACGAGGTACCTCAGGGCAGCAAGACCAGCGTCAGGGACACCTTGAACTTGCTTACGATGCGCCTTCTTGCAGGGCCTGGCCTTCGAGAGCACCACAGATGGCAGAGCCTGGGGTCTGTCCTGCTTTCTCCCACTCCAGCCTCCCTCAGCTCCCTCTGTGCCTTCCTACTGTACTCGGCTGCCCATTtgcctcctgcatcccctgctCGAGGAGGGGCTCGAGGAGGCTGGGAGAAGATGCAGGATTTTCTGGAGGCGTCCCTGActgcaggcagtgcctgcaCTCCCTGCTGGAATGCAGCGAGAAGCTTCCCTCGTCACCCTGGCGAGGCATCCTGGGGCCTATGCCTGTGGCTATTTTGGTCCATCTTTTTATCACACACTCCTCCCTGTGAAATTCGCCCAATTAAAACCTCACAGTCTGCAGCCTTCACTCTCAGAGGCAGGGAGTGCTTGGAAGGTCCCCGTCCCAGACACGCAATGGCTGCACGGACTGTCCCCCACGCCTACCCCATGAGTTCCGAGTACGAGTTTGCCAACCCTAGCAAGATCTACGACCAGAACTTTGGAGAAGGTAAGAAAGGAGACGGGATCCCCCTGTGCCTTTCAATCTCCTCTGGTGCAGGAGGGCTGGTGGAGTCCCCAGCAAGGCTGAGCTCCAGAGCAGGCTAGGGAAGCTGGAGCCAAGGAATTTTGAGCTTAAGGAGCCGCATCAAATCAGGGGGTGATAGCCAGGGAATAGCCAGGGTCTCTCTTCAGGTCCACTTCCTCCATCCATGCCTACTGCTGTCTCTCCTGTCCCTTCCTCATGCCCTCAGTGGTCTGTCATTCATGCATATGCTGTGCAAACATGGAGCAAAatgctcggggcgggggggcggggggggaagtTTTTGTAGCCGGGGGCTGTGGAGAAAAGCTGAGCTGGGGTGTTCAGCACAAAGCCGGGCAGTggctggcagaggggaaggaatgtgggcagcagcagaaccaTTCAGCGCTAGCACAACAGcatgaaaaggcaaaaagctcCAAGGAAAGCCCTCTGGACAATGGCACACAAAAGGCCTTTAGTTCTTCAGGGCAGTTTCTTCAtcatcagcattttctgtgcCCATCCCTGGCTGTGGGCTTTGCACTGCAGAGCGCCCGGTGCACATACCAGTCCCTCCCTGTCCACCCAGCAGACATGTGAAAGCTGGATGCCAGCCCTTGgcttgctggcagctgccagctgtgtggtgggaaggcagctgctggcaaacATCTGGATCTCTGTGTGTCTTAGAGACACAAAGGTAGGAACCACGAGAGACTCCATCCATAGTGTGCTGATGTAGTGGCAAAACCAAGGTGTCTGCCAGGtcccagcctcctcctgtcaccccctccccgctgccACCCCTCCTCCAACTCCTTCCCCTGCAAACCCCGCGCTCCTCACTGTGTCTCATTTTCAGGTGTGTCCCCATGTGAGATTTTAGCCCCTGCCCTGTACCACGGCTACTACATCAGGCCTCGGATCAATAAGCAGCTGGATCGAGGCACCTCTGAGATCAGCCTCAACGAGCACAAATTTCAGGTGTTCCTGGATGTCTGCCACTTCCTGCCGGATGAGCTCACTGTCCGCACTGTAGACAACCTGCTGGAGGTGATGGGGCAGCACCCCCAGAAGGCTGACCGCCATGGCTTCATCTCCCGAGAGTTCACCAGGACCTACATCCTCCCTCTGGACGTCGACCCCTTGCTGGTGAGAGCCACCTTGTCCCACGACGGCATCTTAAGCATCGTGGCTCCCCGGACGGGGAAGGAGGTGAAGGCCAGAGTCAATGAGGTGAAGATAAGCCAAGAGGAGCCGCCAGTGGGGAAAGAAGAACAgtctgaggaaggaaaagggaaggaagagtcCTAAGGGCCCCAGATCTGGGCTTGTacagggaaggggggtgggtggggggcagggatAGGGAATCCACGGTGCCAGACCCCTATTTCTCACCATCAGTATTTGATGCGAGGCAGCCGTATGTATGCCAGGCTTCTGCTTCTTAAGGCTGATGGCTGGAAAAAGGGACTTGGAACTGGAGAAAGAGGGGAACTGAAGTGTTAGCGCAAGGGACTGTTAATGCAAAGTTTTCTCCTAGGTCAGGTGCTGACTGAGCACCATGGAGGGTGCTCTGCTCTCACCCCAAATGGCGAGGGTCACTCTTACCCTAAACTGTGAGGCTGTGCCGCAGTGGACTGTTAAACAGCTGCTGTTCTCTAGCCCAGAAGGGTactgggaagagggaagaggtgATCCCAGTGCCTGGCTTCTGAGCTGGTGGCTGACCTTTGTGGAGGCAGAAGGTGCTTGTTGGTCTGTAAAAGTGCCTGCGGCTCTCAGGAGGAAAGAGGAATAAATCTGCCTCTGATCTTCTCTTGTTTGCCTTGGATTCATGTTGCTTCTGGCCAAGCTactcagcagcaggaaggacGGACAGTGCCTCAGCTGCTCCGGAtgtggggagcagagcagcagagagtCCACACTGAGCTTATCGGTGGAAATGGCATCCGTGGGGACTTGGAGGGACtctggccatggggcagccagGGGGACCTCTGTGACTGGCCCTGCTGGCTCAGGTGCAGCTGGATTTGCTCGCTGTTGTAGGGAGCCCACAAGTGGGCTGTAGCCTCAAGGAGAAAAGATGTAGAGTGATGGACTCTTGGAGACTCCCTCTGCGCATTTCCAGACCTGCAGCTGGAGTTACCCCCAGTAAACAAATGCCAAGCCACAGTCCCTGCTTGCTTCAGCCCTCTAGTTTATGGGACATAAGGCTTGTTCACACACAGAGCTTCTCGGCCATTGTGAGGGGAGTGAACCCCAAAATGCTGAAGGGGAAGGCTCTGCTCAGGTCCCAAGTGCCTTGCTGGCATCCCAGCACTCTCTGTAGACACAGCCGGGATGAATTTGTCCCCTTTTGCAGACTCTGTGATGCTACCGGCTACATGAGAAATGTCTCCATAGTCTTGTGATGTTGGGCCAGGGATCGTGTGTGCTGCTGtcggtggcagctgctgcctccgaTGGCCCCGAGGGCTCAGCAGGTGCCAGTTGCAATCCTTGTCTTGTCAGAGCCAGTTAAAGCAGCCAAAATGCTGTGTCACTGGCCAAATATGGGGGTCCCTGGCATGCTTCAGCGCAGCCCTCCCacagaggggagaggagctTCCAAGGTCCCTGTGGACAGAGCTGGGATGTGACCTGCAGGCTTCTGTACCCTGCCTCCATGAACACATAGGGCCAGAAACGCCCTGCTCGGGAGTCTGTCCCATGCCGCATACCTCCTTGGTTGCTGAAACACTCGTATAAGGCTGCTTTTTCATCCTTGCCAGGCAAAGTGGGATCCAGCCTAGACTGAACCACTGTGCAgctattttctgcttctcagggCCCCTGCCAGCAATGAGGATCAAATTAAGAGCcatcctgcctgccagcctccTGAGAGCAAGCAGGAGGCTGCCTAAGCCTCCATCCCCTCCTGGTGCAGATCAGATACCCACACTCACAGTTCTACTGCTGAGGGATGCTCTTACTCATGAAGTAGGACCAGATAAGCTGCTGCCAGTAAGTGTTGCAGacactgtcaaaataaaaatcacctttACAACAGACTTTGTCTAAGTCATTAATaacaatttcagaaataatcCTGGGCTAGTGACTTTCAGTCACCTGAAGCAGCTGCTTGTAAGGGCAAGAAGAGCCCGGTCCTTCATTGCTCACCTGTGTACAAGCCTCTCCCTGCTTGGCAGTGCATGCTGCACCAGCCTCATGCACTGTACCAGATACATACTGCATCCCATTTGCAGCAGCACCCACTCGAGTCCCAAGTCCCACAAAGACTGAGTTTCCGAGCCCATATTCCTGTGGGAGGACAGAGACTCGTGTCTGTGTGTGGGCTCAGGCGTGGCCGTGATTTCCTTCGTCCCCTGTCATAAAAAGACTCCTCAGACTCACAGCCACTTCATAGCAGCAGCTGTAAAAGGCTTTTCCCTGTCTCTGACCTGGCATCTTCTGTGCTGGTAAGAAGGGTCGATGGTCCCCTTGGCCACTGCAGGCCTCCTGTCACCGGGATAGACATCTCCACTGGACTGGGGATAGGGAGGATGGCCAACATGTGACCTGCAAGCTGGGCAAAGGGTGCCTGGCTGAAGGAGTGCACATAACACACGGAATGCAGACATGGCACATGCTAGGGCATGAAATGACACCTGGCCCTGCTCTGGCTCTGCAACACGGGGGCTGAATCACTGGGGGCTGGGCACAGCatgtggccagggctggggctgcacaggcagcacatTCAGAACTCCctctcctttattttctgtagacAACGCCAGCTTGTTGTGCACCTGCAGCACACCTACCACGGTGTGGTCCCAGTCCGTCGGCGCCTGAGGTACCTTGACACTATTGCAACAGAAATGCACAGCGTTAGTAGTCGTTACCCAGTtctgttcctcctctgccttttaTCAGTCCTGTCTTTGCTCTCTAACGAGTTCATTCTCTATTGCCGGGCACTTGCAGGCTTGTCCTGTGCCAGTTGCACAGCTTGTTACCCGGACAATGTCCCCGAGTGCATGAAgacagctgccccagcagcgATGCAGCGAGGGGCTGGCACTGCCTGGTGTCAGCTGCCGGGCTGTCCCTCTGCACCCTGGCAGGCTTTGCACGGAACAGCCTGGTGGGTTTGCTGAGCCGGAGCTGGAAGCCATGCTCCCTTTCATCCCTGCAGACACAGCCTGAGGAGGGAATGCAGAGTGGCAGCCAAACGCTCTCCACCTCTGCCAATGTTTTTGAtgcctttctgtttctctggtgGAGCTCAAACCAGCAGCTCCAGTATTTGTGAAACAGGTTGATGGGAACAGGCTCctagccttttttctttcctcttctccacaAAGCAACAAAGCTCAAGTTATCCcagaaatcaaaacagacaTTGGCTCGCAAAATCAACAGTGTCTGTGGCAAACTCGGAGACACACAGTCTGCAACTTCCAAAGCAGGGGCAGACTCCTGAGGCCACCCGGCCTTCACAGGACCCTGAGAACATGGTCCTGTTGGGACTAGGACTGGATCCACTCTGCCTGCACAAATCCAATCCTAAATTCTCCCCAGGGTGCTGTGGTGCAGGCTGAGCCGTGCAGCTTTTCCAGCCACATGCTGAGGAGCAGTTTCGGAGCAAGGCAGGCTCTGCACATCATGGTGCACCTCAGCCAGGAGTCAGCTAAGAGAGCAGCTGTGTCCTGTGGTCTTTCCAAAGCAGAACCCTTCTCCTTCTGCCACTCCTGGACAGGTACAAGCTTTGCTCTGCACTCGGGTGGATGATAAATGATGCTGTGAGCCTGGCTGAGAGTGTGGGtacagctggagcagaggacTAGGGCCAGTTCCTGAGAGAGCCCGCCAGAAGGGTGAATGAAAGCTTGCCCACTGTCAGCACATCCCCTGAGGCATCCAGGCCTGCACAGAACCGGGGCTGACTGCCAAGTCAGAGCAGTGGGGCACAGTTTCTGCACAAGGATTACATTAACATGCTATCTTTCAGCTTTATCAGCTCTCTTAGAGCTGCCAGAGTCATTCAGCCCAGGAATGGCCAGACAATCTGAAGGGCTCTCAACAGGGCTAGAGAGGTAAAATGCACATTAATGTTCCTACTTGACATGCTGGGGGTGAGCCTAAGAGCT
This DNA window, taken from Falco cherrug isolate bFalChe1 chromosome 17, bFalChe1.pri, whole genome shotgun sequence, encodes the following:
- the HSPB2 gene encoding heat shock protein beta-2 gives rise to the protein MAARTVPHAYPMSSEYEFANPSKIYDQNFGEGVSPCEILAPALYHGYYIRPRINKQLDRGTSEISLNEHKFQVFLDVCHFLPDELTVRTVDNLLEVMGQHPQKADRHGFISREFTRTYILPLDVDPLLVRATLSHDGILSIVAPRTGKEVKARVNEVKISQEEPPVGKEEQSEEGKGKEES